One genomic window of Spirochaetota bacterium includes the following:
- the carA gene encoding glutamine-hydrolyzing carbamoyl-phosphate synthase small subunit, which yields MNFKKDAVLILKDGTAFFGRSVGYRGTTWGEVVFNTGMTGYQEILTDPSYHRQIVVMTYPHIGNYGVNHNDVESDSPKVAGFVMREICDYPSNSDSKMSIREYLVDNKIVAIDRVDTRRLTRHIRDNGAMMAIISHEIDQVEKLKKEVKNLPDMVGLDLTIDVSTKEKKTIIEVENSIYNIVALDYGVKWNIIRLFAERKARLTVLPYSVSSDDIMSLKPDGIFVSNGPGDPAATTHAIKLLKELIGKKPIFGICLGHQLISLALGGKTYKLKFGHHAINHPVKNLMTGRVEITSQNHGFAVDPSTLPKDVEVSHINLNDQSVEGIVCESRNLMAVQYHPEAGPGPHDSRYLFDDFIKMIGKA from the coding sequence ATGAACTTTAAGAAAGATGCGGTTTTGATCCTAAAAGATGGGACTGCGTTTTTTGGTAGGTCGGTCGGATACCGAGGAACTACTTGGGGGGAAGTCGTCTTCAACACTGGTATGACAGGCTATCAAGAAATACTAACAGACCCTTCATATCACCGGCAGATTGTTGTAATGACCTACCCTCACATTGGGAATTATGGTGTCAACCACAACGATGTTGAGTCTGACTCTCCGAAAGTAGCAGGATTTGTAATGAGAGAAATCTGCGACTACCCGAGCAACTCCGACTCAAAAATGTCAATAAGAGAATACCTTGTGGATAACAAGATAGTTGCTATTGACAGAGTAGATACAAGAAGATTAACTAGACACATTAGAGACAACGGAGCAATGATGGCTATAATATCACACGAAATAGACCAAGTTGAAAAACTCAAGAAAGAAGTTAAAAACCTTCCTGACATGGTAGGACTTGATTTGACGATTGATGTCTCAACAAAGGAAAAAAAGACAATCATAGAAGTAGAGAATAGTATCTATAATATCGTAGCTCTTGATTACGGTGTTAAATGGAATATCATAAGGTTGTTTGCAGAAAGAAAGGCTAGATTAACTGTCTTACCATATAGTGTTTCATCTGATGATATTATGTCTCTAAAACCTGATGGTATCTTCGTTTCAAATGGTCCTGGAGATCCTGCAGCAACAACACACGCTATAAAATTACTTAAAGAATTGATCGGCAAAAAACCTATCTTCGGTATATGTTTAGGACACCAACTCATATCTCTAGCCCTAGGCGGTAAAACATATAAATTAAAGTTTGGACACCACGCAATTAACCATCCTGTCAAGAACTTGATGACAGGTAGAGTTGAAATAACTTCACAGAATCACGGATTTGCAGTTGATCCTTCTACCCTACCAAAGGATGTAGAGGTATCTCACATTAACCTGAATGATCAATCAGTAGAAGGTATAGTCTGTGAAAGTAGAAACCTTATGGCTGTTCAGTATCACCCAGAGGCAGGACCAGGTCCTCACGATTCAAGGTATCTTTTTGATGATTTTATCAAAATGATTGGAAAAGCTTAG
- a CDS encoding response regulator yields MIEQVNIVKPDGSKYKALVVDDSAFTLKQITQILMSAGIEVVGNAPRGEDAIRMYKELYPNVDFMTLDITMPDIDGLQVLKEILSFDKNAKIIMVTALGREDIVKTAIMNGAKGFILKPLDRLKVLERIKAILGA; encoded by the coding sequence ATGATAGAACAAGTAAACATAGTTAAACCTGATGGTAGTAAATACAAAGCACTCGTCGTAGATGACTCGGCTTTTACACTAAAGCAGATTACTCAAATACTCATGTCAGCAGGTATTGAAGTGGTAGGTAATGCTCCTAGGGGGGAGGATGCCATAAGAATGTATAAAGAACTTTATCCAAATGTTGATTTTATGACGCTTGACATTACTATGCCTGACATTGACGGTCTTCAGGTTCTTAAGGAAATCCTGTCTTTTGATAAAAACGCAAAAATAATTATGGTAACCGCTTTAGGAAGGGAAGATATAGTAAAGACTGCTATAATGAATGGTGCAAAGGGTTTCATCTTGAAGCCACTTGACAGATTAAAGGTTCTTGAAAGAATAAAAGCCATTCTTGGTGCTTAA
- the pdxA gene encoding 4-hydroxythreonine-4-phosphate dehydrogenase PdxA, with translation MVGITIGDPSGIGPEVILKSILQLSNDQLSRILLIGSTELFRFWANYYGFDLNFRNYQETKVKGIPVVDVGIDFGKISLEDLVSSEESSARVSLESINKSIELLKSSVINSVVNSPVSKERISRIHQGFKGHTGYYAKHFDITNYNMAFYSDDFRVVLLTDHIPLMEVGRYVKKDNIKRTILNSYNWARTLDRNDNPLVGICGLNPHAGEGGTLGNEEKEILDAIRELGMDVIGPLPPDTAFVEYKKRKLNCLVCLYHDQGLIGFKLLHFTDGINVTLGLPFVRCSPDHGTAFDIVGKGVANNDSMTNAIKYALRFEPEVKRYS, from the coding sequence ATGGTAGGAATAACGATAGGCGATCCTTCTGGAATAGGACCTGAGGTTATACTTAAATCAATACTGCAACTTAGTAATGATCAGTTAAGCAGAATCCTTCTAATAGGAAGCACAGAACTATTTAGGTTTTGGGCTAATTATTATGGTTTTGACTTAAATTTTCGCAACTATCAAGAGACTAAAGTTAAAGGTATTCCAGTAGTAGATGTTGGTATAGATTTTGGGAAGATAAGTTTAGAAGACTTAGTATCATCTGAAGAGTCATCTGCCAGAGTTTCGCTAGAAAGCATCAACAAATCAATTGAGCTTTTGAAATCTAGTGTAATAAATTCCGTTGTTAATTCTCCTGTGTCAAAAGAAAGAATATCAAGAATACATCAGGGTTTTAAAGGTCATACTGGATACTATGCGAAGCATTTTGATATAACTAACTACAACATGGCATTTTATAGTGATGATTTTAGAGTTGTGTTGCTTACCGATCATATCCCTCTTATGGAAGTAGGTAGATATGTAAAGAAAGATAACATAAAGAGAACGATATTGAATTCCTATAACTGGGCTAGAACACTTGATAGGAATGATAATCCATTAGTTGGTATATGCGGGCTTAACCCACACGCGGGAGAAGGTGGAACTTTAGGCAACGAGGAAAAAGAGATACTAGATGCTATAAGAGAGTTAGGGATGGATGTCATAGGACCTCTACCACCAGACACAGCATTTGTAGAATACAAGAAAAGGAAACTTAACTGTCTTGTATGTCTATACCACGACCAAGGTTTGATTGGCTTCAAATTACTTCATTTTACAGATGGTATTAATGTAACACTAGGATTACCTTTTGTTAGGTGCAGTCCCGATCATGGGACTGCTTTTGATATAGTAGGCAAAGGCGTAGCAAACAATGATAGTATGACTAATGCTATTAAGTATGCTTTAAGGTTTGAACCTGAAGTTAAGCGATACTCCTAA
- a CDS encoding chemotaxis protein CheX, protein MRIEYINPFIEATFEVLSEVLRTDSIKRGELFLKKSITPSHSVSIIIGITGPANGRVIIDMEEPTALKILQAMTSSSFNSISQIGEYEKSALSELGNIITGSAIAKLYKKGFAFVLTPPTVITGKDYDIDTPQIETLVVPIILPIGQIEINIALKES, encoded by the coding sequence ATGAGGATAGAATATATAAATCCTTTCATAGAGGCTACCTTTGAGGTCCTGTCAGAGGTTTTAAGAACAGATAGCATAAAGAGAGGTGAGCTCTTTCTCAAGAAGAGTATCACGCCATCTCATTCTGTAAGCATAATAATAGGTATTACAGGCCCTGCTAACGGAAGAGTCATAATAGATATGGAAGAGCCTACAGCTCTAAAAATACTACAGGCAATGACATCTAGTAGCTTTAATTCCATATCCCAAATAGGTGAGTATGAAAAATCTGCTTTAAGTGAGTTAGGTAACATAATAACTGGTAGCGCTATAGCAAAGTTATATAAAAAAGGATTTGCTTTCGTCCTGACCCCACCAACCGTTATAACAGGTAAAGACTACGATATTGATACACCACAGATAGAAACTCTAGTAGTTCCAATAATACTACCAATAGGGCAAATTGAGATAAACATTGCATTGAAAGAATCGTAG
- a CDS encoding elongation factor P, translated as MAETKNVVDVHKGDFLSIDGEVCRVIEIDKKSGGGQFGSIVHVKYVVLSTGSFHDRRFNPSDKVEVPDVQMVKCVFSYKDQDTFYFMDEENYEQYEVSASSLGKFGNFLKENDEVEVVIYEGRAISVNKPEKIKVKVLQTGDVSSGTDKSVWKPAVIEGNIEIMVPGFIKTGDSIMIDTEKFEYIGRE; from the coding sequence ATGGCAGAAACAAAAAATGTAGTAGACGTTCATAAGGGTGATTTTTTAAGTATAGATGGTGAAGTTTGTAGAGTTATAGAGATTGACAAAAAAAGTGGTGGTGGTCAGTTTGGATCAATAGTTCATGTGAAATATGTTGTCCTTTCAACGGGTAGTTTTCACGATAGAAGGTTCAATCCTTCAGACAAGGTTGAAGTACCAGATGTTCAGATGGTAAAGTGTGTTTTTTCATACAAAGATCAAGATACATTCTACTTTATGGATGAAGAGAACTATGAGCAGTATGAGGTTAGCGCTTCTTCATTAGGTAAATTTGGGAACTTTCTAAAAGAGAACGATGAGGTTGAGGTAGTTATCTACGAAGGTAGAGCAATATCGGTTAATAAACCGGAGAAGATAAAGGTTAAGGTCCTACAAACAGGTGATGTATCTTCTGGAACCGATAAGAGTGTTTGGAAGCCTGCAGTGATTGAGGGGAATATAGAGATAATGGTTCCGGGGTTTATAAAAACAGGAGACTCAATAATGATAGATACAGAGAAGTTTGAGTATATAGGTAGAGAGTAG
- a CDS encoding chemotaxis protein CheW encodes MLSITPVSVDNRFFGIEIDNIVEIITNKEFFVIPKVPSFTVGLVNMRGEIIPVFSLGTILFGVRKEINGNILNNVITCRVGEKKMCLLVDKLYKVVYAEESDIRSYTENIWKDLKFVKFFVDVKELNTLVGVIDVESIVKYIDKSNREFYKSTRR; translated from the coding sequence ATGCTATCAATAACACCAGTTAGCGTAGATAATAGATTCTTTGGTATAGAGATTGACAACATAGTTGAGATAATAACAAATAAGGAATTCTTCGTTATACCTAAAGTTCCAAGTTTTACCGTAGGTCTTGTCAATATGAGGGGTGAGATAATACCTGTGTTCAGTCTAGGAACTATACTTTTCGGAGTTAGGAAAGAGATAAACGGGAACATACTTAACAATGTTATAACTTGTAGAGTTGGGGAGAAAAAAATGTGTCTTCTGGTTGATAAACTATATAAGGTTGTTTATGCTGAAGAATCAGATATAAGGAGCTACACCGAGAATATTTGGAAAGACCTAAAGTTTGTGAAGTTTTTTGTTGATGTAAAAGAACTCAATACTCTAGTTGGCGTAATTGATGTTGAAAGCATAGTCAAATATATAGATAAATCAAACAGAGAATTCTACAAATCTACTAGGAGGTAA